One region of Collinsella aerofaciens ATCC 25986 genomic DNA includes:
- a CDS encoding DegV family protein, which produces MSDFVLTCESAADRTREFFASRNIPVVCFHYEIDDVVHTDDLYQSITPDKFFAQIAAGAMPKTSQVSVGEYKEFWEPFVAEGKDVLHLALSSGISGTYGSACVAAQMLADRYPQGGKVRVIDSLAASSGFGLLLEYAADVRDSGASLDETAAWIEEHKLNLHHWFFSTDLSSYLRGGRISAASAIIGTALKICPLMTVDCDGKLSPREKIRTKKRAISEMAKTMMAHVQDGADYSGKCIMSHSACREDAEAVAALIEEQVPQLKGKIEINDIGTLIGSHTGPGTVALFFMGDKRVD; this is translated from the coding sequence ATGAGTGATTTTGTCCTGACCTGTGAATCCGCCGCCGACCGAACCCGTGAGTTCTTTGCGTCGCGCAATATCCCTGTCGTGTGTTTTCATTACGAGATCGACGATGTTGTCCATACGGACGATCTGTATCAGTCGATTACGCCGGACAAGTTTTTTGCCCAGATTGCCGCGGGCGCCATGCCCAAGACGTCTCAGGTGAGCGTGGGTGAGTACAAGGAGTTTTGGGAGCCGTTTGTTGCCGAGGGTAAAGACGTGCTGCACCTGGCGTTGTCGTCGGGTATTTCGGGCACGTATGGATCGGCCTGCGTTGCGGCGCAGATGCTCGCGGATCGCTATCCCCAGGGCGGCAAGGTGCGCGTCATCGATTCGCTGGCGGCGTCTTCGGGCTTTGGCCTGTTGCTGGAATATGCCGCCGACGTGCGCGATAGCGGGGCTTCACTCGACGAGACGGCTGCCTGGATCGAGGAGCACAAACTCAACCTGCACCACTGGTTCTTCTCGACCGATCTGTCGAGCTATCTACGAGGCGGTCGCATTTCGGCTGCGAGTGCGATCATCGGCACGGCGCTTAAGATTTGCCCGCTTATGACGGTCGATTGCGACGGCAAGCTGTCGCCACGTGAGAAGATTCGCACTAAGAAGCGCGCGATTTCCGAGATGGCCAAGACCATGATGGCACACGTGCAGGACGGTGCGGATTATTCGGGTAAGTGCATCATGTCGCACTCGGCGTGCCGCGAGGATGCCGAGGCAGTTGCGGCGCTGATTGAGGAACAGGTTCCGCAGCTTAAAGGCAAGATTGAGATCAATGACATCGGTACTCTGATTGGCTCGCATACCGGACCTGGTACGGTGGCGCTCTTCTTTATGGGCGACAAGCGCGTGGATTAA
- a CDS encoding fructose-bisphosphatase class III, which yields MVAFDRNPQDFKYLRLLSRQFPTEQSAFTEIINLSAILNLPKGTEHFMSDVHGEYEAFMHILNNCSGVVREHVDEIFGDTLSFDEKGELCTLIYYPREKIELVRSQREDSPTWYKTMLDQLIMVARSLSSRYTRSKVRKAIPRDYAYIIDELLHTHPDENNYRVRYHERIVESILETASADDFIESLASLIKRLAVDHLHLVGDIFDRGGGAAKIMDRLLTYHSLDIQWGNHDLLWMGAAAGEPACIATVLRNNLRYDNYEILENDYGISLRELVAFADATYTAGESITPLIKAINVLLFKLEGQIIQRHPEFDMTNRLLLDKIEHDTGTVTLADGSVWSLTTNDFPTVDPADPYTLTPQEQHIIDKLVSEFVTADHLHRHIDFLYSHGSMYKVANGNLLFHGCVPLNEDGTFSSMNCLGTWHAGRDYLDFCDHIARRAWRVGDRDALDWMWYLWIGFNSPASGRLVRTFERAYIADKSTWVEPMDPYFTLTKSPSVCDDIMREFGVAPMACSPTGHIINGHTPVKTTKGEQPIRAEGKLLVIDGGFCRAYHPKTGIAGYTLISSSRGCRLKSHRAFTTVAEALTRNVDIESETNRFDQADRRRMVSDTDTGAKIRSQIQDLRQLLDAYRNGAIEERA from the coding sequence ATGGTCGCATTCGATCGCAACCCGCAAGACTTCAAGTATCTGCGCCTGCTGTCGAGACAGTTCCCCACCGAACAATCCGCGTTTACCGAAATTATCAACCTCTCGGCCATCCTCAACCTACCCAAGGGCACCGAGCATTTTATGAGCGACGTGCATGGCGAGTACGAAGCCTTTATGCACATCCTCAACAACTGCTCGGGCGTCGTGCGCGAGCATGTCGACGAGATTTTTGGCGACACGCTCTCCTTTGACGAAAAGGGCGAGCTGTGCACGCTAATTTACTACCCGCGCGAGAAGATTGAGCTGGTCCGCAGCCAGCGCGAGGACTCGCCAACTTGGTACAAGACGATGCTTGACCAGCTCATCATGGTCGCACGCTCGCTTTCGAGCCGCTACACGCGCTCCAAGGTGCGTAAGGCCATCCCGCGCGACTACGCCTATATCATCGACGAGTTGTTGCACACGCACCCGGACGAGAACAACTATCGCGTGCGCTATCACGAGCGCATCGTGGAGTCCATCCTGGAGACCGCCAGCGCCGACGACTTTATCGAGTCGCTCGCTTCGCTCATCAAGCGCCTGGCCGTCGACCACCTGCACCTGGTGGGCGATATCTTCGACCGCGGCGGCGGCGCGGCCAAGATTATGGACCGCCTGCTCACCTACCATTCGCTCGACATCCAGTGGGGCAACCACGACCTGCTGTGGATGGGCGCTGCGGCCGGTGAGCCCGCCTGCATCGCCACGGTATTGCGCAACAACCTACGCTACGACAACTACGAAATTCTAGAGAACGACTACGGCATCTCGCTGCGTGAGCTTGTCGCCTTTGCCGATGCCACCTATACCGCCGGTGAGTCCATCACCCCGCTGATCAAGGCCATCAACGTGCTGCTCTTTAAGCTCGAGGGCCAGATTATCCAGCGCCACCCCGAGTTCGATATGACCAACCGCCTGTTACTCGACAAGATCGAACACGACACCGGCACGGTCACGCTCGCCGACGGCAGCGTGTGGTCGCTCACGACCAACGACTTCCCCACCGTCGACCCGGCGGACCCCTATACGCTCACGCCCCAGGAGCAGCACATCATCGACAAGCTCGTGTCCGAGTTTGTCACCGCCGATCACCTGCATCGCCATATCGATTTCCTCTATTCCCACGGCTCGATGTACAAGGTCGCCAACGGCAACCTGCTCTTCCACGGCTGCGTTCCGCTCAACGAAGACGGCACCTTTAGCAGCATGAACTGTCTGGGCACCTGGCACGCTGGCCGCGATTATCTCGATTTTTGCGACCACATCGCCCGCCGCGCCTGGCGCGTGGGCGACCGCGACGCTCTCGACTGGATGTGGTACCTGTGGATTGGCTTTAACTCACCCGCCAGCGGACGCCTGGTGCGTACCTTTGAGCGCGCCTATATCGCCGATAAGAGCACCTGGGTCGAGCCGATGGATCCGTACTTTACGCTTACCAAGTCGCCCTCGGTCTGCGATGACATCATGCGCGAGTTTGGCGTCGCGCCCATGGCATGCTCGCCGACCGGCCACATCATCAACGGCCACACGCCCGTTAAAACTACCAAGGGCGAGCAGCCCATCCGCGCCGAGGGCAAGCTGCTGGTCATCGATGGCGGCTTCTGCCGCGCTTACCATCCCAAGACGGGCATCGCCGGCTATACGCTCATCTCGAGTTCGCGCGGCTGCCGCCTCAAGTCGCACCGGGCCTTTACGACGGTTGCCGAGGCACTCACGCGCAACGTGGACATCGAAAGCGAGACCAACCGTTTTGACCAAGCAGACCGTCGCCGCATGGTAAGCGACACCGATACTGGCGCCAAGATCCGCAGCCAAATCCAGGACCTGCGCCAGCTCCTCGATGCATATAGAAACGGTGCTATCGAGGAGCGCGCCTAG
- a CDS encoding GtrA family protein, translating into MQKLLAQIMKFGVVGVIATVIDFGIMNLLHYGLGLNILIANTSGFIISLIFNYLASMKYVFAHKEGMSRRREFIIFVVLSVIGLALNDGIVLTLNAGLGLEANIAKICATALVMVYNFVTRKIFLEGDETK; encoded by the coding sequence ATGCAAAAGCTCCTTGCGCAGATCATGAAATTTGGCGTCGTCGGTGTCATTGCCACGGTTATCGACTTTGGCATTATGAATCTGCTCCACTACGGTCTGGGCCTCAACATCCTAATCGCCAACACCAGCGGCTTTATCATCTCACTCATCTTTAACTACCTCGCAAGCATGAAGTACGTGTTTGCGCACAAGGAAGGCATGAGCCGCCGCCGCGAGTTCATCATCTTTGTCGTGCTGTCCGTGATCGGCCTGGCACTCAACGACGGTATCGTGCTGACACTCAACGCCGGTCTGGGGCTCGAGGCCAATATCGCCAAGATCTGCGCCACCGCGCTTGTCATGGTCTACAACTTTGTGACCCGAAAGATCTTCCTAGAGGGTGACGAGACCAAGTAA
- a CDS encoding GtrA family protein — translation MRKALAQPHTKQFLKFAVVGLISFGIDWGMLIALVELFHLDFLMSTTVSFITSVVVNYWLSMKYVFDHREGMSRKREFTIFTILSVIGLGLNDLYMFVGVTFLSIGYQAMKAIATFLVTWYNYFSRRFFLEGARS, via the coding sequence GTGCGCAAGGCACTGGCACAACCTCATACCAAGCAATTCCTCAAGTTCGCTGTCGTGGGTCTTATCTCCTTTGGCATCGACTGGGGCATGCTCATTGCGCTCGTCGAGCTGTTTCACCTTGACTTTTTGATGAGCACCACGGTTTCGTTTATCACATCCGTCGTGGTCAACTACTGGCTCAGCATGAAGTACGTGTTCGACCACCGCGAAGGCATGAGCCGCAAGCGCGAGTTCACGATCTTCACCATCCTGTCGGTGATCGGCCTGGGCCTCAACGACCTGTACATGTTTGTGGGCGTCACGTTTTTGAGCATCGGCTACCAGGCCATGAAGGCCATCGCCACGTTCCTCGTCACCTGGTACAACTACTTCAGCCGCCGCTTTTTCCTCGAGGGCGCACGGTCGTAG
- a CDS encoding DUF4430 domain-containing protein, with product MPDKPKETSGQQPDSSFIQLDDPKQKGAASAASASRRKALLGVLAAACTILIVVSLGFVHPSESGAWSVDWIFQSVTGESVVSKDDNGSGSSTASGEASSKDSKSSDAAKDESKGSNDAKDDSESSNKESDKKSDSKKSDGQDGKKSGDKSAAQNTGAGDTSNVSGGASSGGGQSSDGASSSNGGNASSGGQSGSQESNYVTVTVSVTSSSVGNPVSSGGTFTFNEGATVYDALCALGLSVNAHGSSYGTYVSAIGGLAEKQYGGTSGWMYSVNGTTPMTACSNYVLSNGDNVVWYYVTG from the coding sequence ATGCCCGATAAGCCCAAGGAGACCAGCGGGCAACAGCCCGACTCCTCGTTTATCCAGCTCGATGATCCAAAGCAAAAGGGCGCCGCTTCGGCGGCGTCCGCCTCTCGTCGCAAGGCGCTCCTTGGCGTTCTTGCTGCCGCGTGCACCATTCTGATCGTCGTCTCGCTGGGCTTCGTCCATCCCTCCGAGAGCGGCGCCTGGTCCGTTGATTGGATTTTTCAGTCCGTGACGGGGGAGAGCGTCGTTTCCAAGGATGACAATGGGTCTGGCTCGTCTACCGCTTCGGGCGAGGCCAGTTCCAAGGATTCCAAATCTTCGGATGCTGCAAAAGATGAGTCCAAGGGCTCGAACGACGCCAAGGACGATTCCGAGTCTTCAAACAAGGAATCGGACAAAAAATCGGATAGCAAGAAGTCCGATGGTCAGGACGGCAAGAAGTCTGGCGATAAATCCGCTGCCCAAAATACGGGAGCCGGTGATACTTCCAATGTGTCTGGTGGTGCTTCTTCGGGCGGTGGCCAGTCGTCTGATGGAGCCTCATCCTCTAATGGTGGAAACGCCTCCTCGGGCGGCCAGAGCGGCTCACAGGAGTCCAACTACGTAACGGTGACGGTTTCGGTCACATCGAGCTCTGTGGGCAATCCTGTGTCCTCTGGTGGCACCTTTACCTTTAACGAAGGCGCTACCGTCTACGATGCCCTGTGCGCGCTGGGCCTTTCTGTCAACGCACATGGCTCGTCGTACGGTACGTATGTCTCCGCGATTGGTGGTTTGGCCGAGAAACAGTACGGCGGCACGAGCGGCTGGATGTACTCCGTCAACGGCACAACGCCCATGACGGCCTGCAGTAACTACGTTCTCTCCAATGGTGACAACGTCGTTTGGTATTACGTAACGGGCTAG
- a CDS encoding DUF4430 domain-containing protein: MDMFEDERQRVSHRRGAIARGVAKRGLVAFLAFAMAFGTTPAQLWAEGAEGIAEAVAQAATPGEDAALAGGTAEQSGAEVSDSEGAPAASAAIAEAATGGEGSATGESPATSEQSSTASAGQAGSAAAAAVQTENPTETGDVAKKQVEVSFSIIGTDADGKAQTWVAPTQLKLDEGATAADAFVKLQQKTGFKADYEPNTAYGFYLKSITSPSDGRTLAYDPTTYAFWQLFVDGASSSVGASSVKLTQGQKIEFAYTAGSSSPVVKDQVAANVTVIGRDAQGKTQTWVDNAQYVVTSGSSALDLTKVALEANDIDAVAAGSFILSLKYNGVELGTPQDYSTYWQLFINGKSSDYTADNVTIHAGDTVTWFYGGWGDQLPSDSVHASVQVLGKDKDGKQQVWASTGQTSLKAGSTAKDLLEQTGLKLDASESSWGWFLNGITSPFDSKSYGWDAATKSYWRFYVNGKFADVGAGAYKLQEGDAVTFMYGADADALPGQVLGSADVIGPDVNGNNTRWGSASSVSLPEGSTAQNLIETVLKAKGVTYNGSQSGEYWFLNSIKSPFEDKSYGYDAATNKYWHLYINGEPSLLCANQITLKSGDKVTLAYTTDDSPMPDPDKVVVDPSATTPDWDAEWAGYGNSGNGSTVTDAKTPAQAAGLKWAFDWKAESGQQYANCSEPVIANGFVYIATENELIKIDSSTGKKVASAPLASKVSYTSRPIYTNGLIIVPLNGGAVQAITADKLICKWLTPGLTDLTQSSCTVVSDGEYVYVGSVDISYDENYNATYGNGSFARIKIATGEVSWQNIDPAEGYYWTGAALTDKYAIVPTSAGTLKCIDKTTGDVVSTMKLGAVANADCIADPSNGSTFYQMTHDGKLHVISLSAKGVLSEQKTVDLGLTNNLSAPAVSGDNLIVGGQTATGSALVLYNLKTGKTTMVAAADGKALPAGLNGIAATPLVSVQGGKTYVYFTVNSADSKDYVNYSAGGGVYRYTLGDAEATQIYDAAGHYQYCDSPVIADASGNLYYINDSGTLFKLGAVESWTVAFNSNGGSACDTKFVATADGKLVKPVDPTRDGYTFGGWYTDEACTQAYDFSTPVTADLTLYAKWTKNAVNPGGNGGSGSNGGNGGVGSNGGGGSSTGTGSGTGAGAGSGSGSKGGAIAPGQKPVTKTTVSTKTETRDNKSDKKDSDKSDKKDEKKSDKKSDKKSDRKSDRKDGKSDKKSDKKSDSKSDTGAVSTTTAKKSSSASEQETGTNPLAIVGIAAGVIGLALIAVFVLTKRGKGDGNAR; encoded by the coding sequence ATGGATATGTTTGAGGACGAGCGCCAGCGCGTCTCGCATCGCCGTGGCGCGATTGCACGCGGTGTAGCCAAGCGCGGCCTGGTGGCATTCCTGGCCTTCGCGATGGCCTTTGGCACCACGCCGGCTCAGCTGTGGGCCGAGGGCGCCGAGGGCATTGCCGAGGCTGTGGCTCAGGCTGCGACGCCGGGCGAGGACGCAGCGCTTGCGGGCGGTACCGCTGAGCAGAGCGGCGCCGAGGTTTCGGATTCCGAGGGCGCGCCTGCAGCTAGTGCAGCCATAGCAGAGGCAGCAACTGGCGGCGAAGGCTCGGCGACGGGGGAGAGCCCTGCCACGAGCGAGCAGTCTTCGACGGCATCCGCTGGCCAAGCGGGATCTGCCGCCGCGGCTGCCGTTCAGACAGAGAACCCGACAGAAACCGGCGATGTCGCCAAGAAGCAGGTCGAGGTCTCGTTCTCGATTATCGGCACCGATGCTGACGGCAAGGCTCAGACCTGGGTGGCACCTACGCAGCTCAAGCTCGACGAGGGCGCGACGGCTGCGGATGCTTTCGTTAAGCTGCAGCAGAAGACGGGCTTTAAAGCGGATTACGAACCGAACACGGCATACGGCTTCTACCTCAAAAGCATCACATCTCCGAGCGATGGTCGCACGCTTGCCTACGATCCGACGACTTATGCCTTCTGGCAGCTGTTCGTCGACGGCGCGTCTTCCTCGGTTGGCGCGAGCAGCGTCAAGCTCACCCAGGGGCAGAAGATTGAGTTTGCCTATACGGCTGGTAGCTCGTCCCCTGTCGTTAAGGACCAGGTTGCCGCAAATGTGACCGTCATTGGTCGCGATGCCCAGGGCAAGACTCAGACTTGGGTCGATAACGCGCAGTATGTGGTGACGTCCGGCTCGAGCGCGCTTGACCTTACGAAGGTCGCGCTCGAGGCGAATGATATTGACGCCGTTGCTGCGGGCTCCTTCATTCTGAGCCTTAAGTACAACGGTGTTGAGCTGGGTACGCCCCAAGATTATTCGACCTATTGGCAGCTGTTTATCAACGGCAAGTCGAGTGACTATACGGCGGACAATGTCACCATCCATGCCGGCGATACCGTCACGTGGTTCTACGGTGGCTGGGGCGACCAGTTGCCGTCCGATTCTGTCCATGCTTCTGTTCAGGTTCTCGGTAAGGACAAGGACGGCAAGCAGCAGGTTTGGGCTTCGACGGGTCAGACGAGTCTCAAGGCGGGCTCTACTGCCAAGGATCTCCTTGAGCAGACCGGCCTTAAGCTCGATGCTAGCGAATCGTCTTGGGGCTGGTTCCTCAACGGTATTACTTCGCCGTTCGACAGTAAGTCCTATGGCTGGGATGCTGCGACCAAGAGCTATTGGCGCTTCTACGTAAATGGCAAGTTCGCCGACGTTGGCGCCGGTGCCTACAAGCTCCAGGAGGGTGACGCCGTCACCTTTATGTATGGTGCTGACGCCGATGCCCTCCCCGGTCAGGTGCTTGGATCCGCCGATGTTATCGGTCCCGATGTCAACGGCAACAATACTCGCTGGGGCTCGGCAAGCAGTGTTTCTTTGCCTGAAGGCTCTACTGCCCAGAACCTTATTGAGACGGTTCTGAAGGCCAAGGGCGTTACGTACAACGGCTCCCAGAGTGGCGAGTACTGGTTCCTCAATTCCATCAAATCGCCGTTCGAAGACAAGTCGTACGGTTATGATGCTGCGACCAATAAATATTGGCACCTGTATATCAATGGAGAGCCCTCCTTACTCTGCGCCAATCAGATTACGCTCAAGAGCGGCGATAAGGTCACGCTTGCCTATACCACCGACGATTCGCCCATGCCCGATCCCGACAAGGTTGTCGTGGACCCGAGTGCGACGACTCCTGATTGGGATGCCGAGTGGGCCGGCTACGGCAACAGTGGCAACGGTTCGACCGTAACGGATGCCAAGACGCCTGCGCAGGCCGCCGGTCTTAAGTGGGCCTTCGATTGGAAGGCCGAGTCTGGTCAGCAGTATGCCAACTGCAGCGAACCTGTCATCGCCAACGGCTTTGTGTACATCGCGACCGAGAACGAGCTCATCAAGATCGATTCGTCCACGGGCAAAAAGGTTGCCTCTGCGCCGCTTGCCTCCAAGGTGAGCTATACCTCTCGTCCGATCTATACCAATGGCCTTATCATCGTTCCGCTCAACGGCGGTGCGGTCCAGGCGATTACTGCAGACAAGCTGATCTGCAAGTGGCTGACGCCTGGTTTGACGGACTTGACGCAGAGCTCCTGCACCGTCGTTTCGGACGGCGAGTACGTCTATGTAGGCTCGGTCGATATTTCGTATGACGAGAATTACAACGCGACCTACGGCAACGGCTCCTTTGCGCGCATTAAGATTGCCACGGGCGAAGTTTCTTGGCAGAACATCGACCCTGCCGAGGGCTATTACTGGACTGGTGCGGCTTTGACGGATAAGTATGCCATCGTTCCTACGAGCGCGGGTACGCTTAAGTGCATTGATAAGACGACGGGCGATGTCGTTTCGACCATGAAGCTCGGCGCTGTCGCAAATGCCGATTGCATTGCCGATCCGTCCAATGGTTCGACCTTCTATCAGATGACGCACGACGGAAAGCTCCATGTGATTTCGCTTTCGGCGAAGGGCGTGCTGAGTGAACAGAAGACGGTTGATCTGGGCCTTACGAATAATCTGAGCGCCCCTGCGGTGTCTGGTGACAATCTGATTGTCGGCGGACAGACGGCTACTGGCTCTGCTCTGGTTCTCTATAACCTGAAGACGGGTAAGACCACGATGGTCGCTGCTGCCGACGGCAAGGCGCTGCCGGCTGGCCTCAACGGTATTGCTGCTACTCCGCTGGTGAGTGTTCAGGGCGGCAAGACCTATGTGTACTTCACCGTTAACAGCGCGGATAGCAAGGATTACGTCAACTACTCTGCTGGTGGTGGCGTGTATCGCTATACGCTCGGCGATGCAGAGGCGACGCAGATTTATGATGCGGCTGGCCATTACCAGTACTGTGACTCTCCGGTCATTGCCGATGCTTCTGGCAATCTCTACTACATTAATGATTCGGGCACGCTGTTTAAACTTGGAGCTGTCGAGTCTTGGACGGTTGCCTTTAACTCCAACGGCGGGTCTGCTTGCGACACTAAGTTTGTTGCTACGGCCGATGGCAAGCTGGTCAAGCCGGTCGATCCGACGCGCGATGGCTACACTTTCGGCGGTTGGTATACCGATGAGGCTTGCACGCAGGCGTATGACTTCAGTACGCCGGTGACGGCCGACCTGACGTTGTATGCCAAGTGGACCAAGAATGCCGTTAACCCTGGCGGTAATGGCGGTTCAGGCTCCAATGGCGGCAATGGCGGCGTTGGTTCGAATGGCGGCGGCGGTTCTAGTACCGGTACTGGTTCCGGCACTGGCGCTGGCGCTGGTTCTGGCTCCGGCTCGAAGGGCGGCGCTATTGCCCCGGGCCAGAAGCCGGTGACCAAGACGACGGTGTCGACCAAGACCGAGACCAGGGACAACAAGTCCGACAAGAAGGACTCCGATAAGTCCGATAAGAAGGACGAGAAGAAGTCTGACAAGAAGTCTGACAAGAAGTCTGACAGGAAGTCTGACAGGAAGGACGGCAAGTCCGACAAGAAGTCCGACAAGAAGTCCGATTCCAAGTCCGATACGGGTGCTGTTTCCACGACCACTGCTAAGAAGTCCTCTAGTGCTTCCGAGCAGGAGACTGGCACCAATCCGCTCGCCATCGTTGGCATCGCCGCCGGCGTGATTGGCCTCGCGCTCATCGCCGTCTTCGTGCTGACCAAGCGCGGCAAGGGTGACGGTAATGCCCGATAA
- a CDS encoding ABC1 kinase family protein has translation MADSTTDYNNLDPLGNEAAVVDEVDAAVSGARKKPRAVDMVPEEPDAMAPDEEYQLTPAGRRERIGQIVRLVKKYRVWDNLTPVRLRRLLEELGPMFVKMGQILANRSEILPQRFCDELRRLRSDVEPVPYEVVLRCLEEEYGLRLGEMFDAIDPNPLGSASLAQVHRARLVTGEDVAVKVQRPGAQQVMAQDIDIIRSVVRIVSKFVNTDQFVDLHGVVEELWTSFREETNFLAEAKNLNDFYEFHKSVHGVTCPKSYLDLCTEHVVVMDYVDGISIADPERLVAEGYDLEKIGAAIVEDYSTQVLDDGFFHADPHAGNIILKDGIVYFIDLGMVGRMSSHDRGIVKDMIFAVAEGDVPKLKDSLMRFAVTRGDSAELDHSAFLSDLDFIVADFAGLDLKDLDIGEFLTSLLNLARKNDVELPSVVTMFARGMVTLEGLLTEYMPNVNMIQIIQTHIKNEKSTYARMREMSRDFAASSYRAAKGSLEAAEYLGLASRMLTRGQLKVNTQIMSSDKALRQLGGIIDRMSMAIVIAGLFIGSSVVYYARIEPVVFGIPVIGFMGYVSALVLALMLGRNIWLNSHGGKH, from the coding sequence ATGGCAGATTCCACCACCGATTACAACAATCTAGATCCTCTGGGTAACGAGGCGGCGGTTGTCGATGAGGTCGACGCTGCCGTCTCGGGCGCTCGCAAGAAGCCACGCGCTGTCGATATGGTGCCCGAGGAGCCCGACGCGATGGCACCGGACGAGGAATACCAGCTCACGCCGGCGGGTCGTCGCGAACGCATTGGGCAGATTGTTCGCCTGGTCAAAAAGTACCGCGTGTGGGATAACCTCACGCCGGTTCGTTTGCGCCGCCTGCTCGAGGAACTCGGCCCCATGTTCGTCAAGATGGGGCAGATTCTGGCCAACCGGTCCGAGATTCTGCCGCAACGCTTTTGCGACGAGCTGCGTCGTCTGCGCTCCGACGTGGAGCCGGTGCCGTACGAGGTAGTGCTTCGCTGTCTGGAGGAAGAATACGGCCTGCGCCTGGGGGAGATGTTCGATGCGATCGATCCCAATCCGCTTGGTAGCGCATCGCTCGCGCAGGTGCACCGCGCTCGTCTGGTGACGGGCGAGGACGTGGCCGTCAAGGTGCAGCGCCCCGGTGCGCAGCAGGTTATGGCGCAGGACATCGATATCATCCGCTCGGTGGTGCGTATCGTTTCCAAGTTCGTCAACACCGATCAATTCGTTGACCTGCACGGCGTGGTCGAGGAACTGTGGACCTCGTTTCGCGAGGAGACCAACTTTTTGGCCGAGGCCAAAAACCTCAACGACTTCTACGAGTTCCATAAGAGCGTTCATGGCGTGACGTGCCCTAAATCCTATCTGGACCTGTGCACCGAGCACGTGGTGGTTATGGATTACGTCGACGGCATTTCGATCGCCGATCCTGAACGCTTAGTGGCCGAGGGCTATGACTTGGAAAAGATCGGTGCCGCAATCGTCGAGGACTATTCGACGCAGGTGCTCGACGACGGCTTTTTCCATGCCGACCCGCATGCGGGAAACATCATCCTCAAAGACGGAATTGTCTACTTTATCGACTTGGGCATGGTCGGACGCATGTCGAGCCACGACCGTGGCATCGTCAAGGATATGATCTTTGCCGTGGCCGAGGGCGACGTGCCAAAGCTCAAGGATTCGCTCATGCGCTTTGCCGTGACGCGCGGCGATTCGGCCGAGCTTGACCATTCGGCCTTTTTGTCCGACTTGGACTTTATTGTTGCCGACTTTGCCGGGCTCGACCTTAAAGACCTGGATATCGGCGAGTTTTTGACCTCGCTGTTAAACCTCGCGCGCAAAAATGACGTTGAGCTGCCGAGCGTGGTGACGATGTTCGCCCGCGGCATGGTGACGCTCGAGGGCCTGTTGACCGAGTACATGCCCAACGTCAACATGATCCAGATCATCCAGACGCATATTAAAAACGAGAAAAGCACCTATGCGCGCATGCGCGAGATGAGCCGCGACTTTGCAGCGAGCAGTTATCGCGCGGCGAAGGGCTCGCTCGAGGCGGCCGAGTATCTGGGCTTGGCTTCGCGTATGCTTACGCGCGGCCAGCTTAAGGTAAACACGCAGATCATGAGCAGCGATAAGGCGCTGCGACAGCTAGGTGGGATTATCGACCGCATGTCGATGGCAATTGTGATCGCCGGTCTGTTTATCGGTTCGTCGGTGGTGTACTACGCGCGCATCGAGCCGGTTGTGTTTGGTATCCCGGTCATTGGCTTTATGGGCTACGTGAGCGCGCTGGTGCTGGCGCTTATGCTGGGCCGCAATATCTGGCTCAACAGTCACGGCGGCAAGCACTAG